From a region of the Agrobacterium tumefaciens genome:
- a CDS encoding ABC transporter permease: MSNPGWFVFAIAFWVIAWCLNEWLVRRNFTMPAARRTVGIAVPLLFGLALIVLWEGIVRGFSVPPILLPAPSAIFLRLISSLPTLWADFRQTFIKSVLTGYVLGCGLGFAVAILIDRSPFLQRGLLPIGNFVSALPVVGIAPIMVMWFGFDWQSKVAVVVIMTFFPMLVNTVQGLAASSHMERDLMRTYAAGWWQTLVKLRLPAAWPFIFNALKINSTLALIGAIVAEFFGTPIVGMGFRISAEMGRSNVDMVWAEIAVAALAGSGFYGLVALAERAVTFWHPSVRGGRT; this comes from the coding sequence ATGAGCAATCCCGGCTGGTTTGTCTTCGCCATCGCCTTTTGGGTTATCGCATGGTGTCTCAATGAGTGGCTGGTGCGTCGAAATTTCACCATGCCCGCCGCCAGACGCACGGTCGGAATTGCGGTACCGCTGCTGTTCGGCCTTGCGCTGATCGTTTTGTGGGAGGGCATCGTTCGCGGCTTTTCCGTTCCGCCGATCTTGCTGCCTGCGCCAAGTGCCATTTTTCTGCGGTTGATATCGTCATTGCCGACCCTGTGGGCGGATTTCCGCCAGACCTTCATCAAATCCGTGCTGACAGGATATGTGCTCGGCTGCGGGTTGGGCTTTGCCGTTGCCATTCTCATCGACCGCTCACCATTCCTGCAACGCGGCCTACTGCCCATCGGCAACTTCGTCTCAGCGCTACCAGTGGTCGGCATCGCGCCGATCATGGTCATGTGGTTCGGTTTCGACTGGCAATCGAAAGTGGCGGTTGTCGTCATCATGACCTTCTTCCCCATGCTGGTGAACACCGTGCAGGGGCTTGCTGCATCCAGTCACATGGAGCGAGACCTTATGCGCACTTACGCGGCAGGCTGGTGGCAAACACTGGTGAAGCTGCGCCTGCCCGCGGCATGGCCCTTCATCTTCAACGCACTCAAAATCAACTCCACGCTGGCATTGATCGGTGCCATCGTTGCAGAATTCTTCGGCACGCCGATCGTCGGCATGGGCTTCCGAATTTCTGCGGAAATGGGCCGCAGCAATGTCGATATGGTCTGGGCCGAAATCGCCGTCGCGGCGTTGGCCGGCTCCGGCTTTTACGGTCTTGTGGCGCTCGCAGAGCGGGCCGTCACCTTCTGGCATCCGTCCGTCCGTGGGGGACGAACGTAA
- a CDS encoding ABC transporter substrate-binding protein — MKTRLASLLLAGAAMMTAFNVQAAEKLTLQLKWVTQAQFAGYYVAKDKGFYEAEGLDVDIKPGGPDIAPAQVLAGGGADVIVDWMPSALATREKGVPLVNIAQPFKKSGMMLTCLKETGITKPDDFKGKTLGVWFFGNEYPFLSWMSHLKIPTTGGADGVTVLKQGFNVDPLLQKQAACISTMTYNEYLQVLEAGIKASDLVTFKYEDEGVATLEDGLYVLEDKLKDAKFKENLVKFVRASMKGWKWAEENPDDAADIVLENDASGAQTEAHQKGMMTEVAKLIAGSTGALDKADYDRTVKTLLGGGSDPVITKEPVGAFTTEISEAALK, encoded by the coding sequence ATGAAAACAAGACTAGCATCTCTTCTTCTTGCCGGTGCGGCGATGATGACGGCCTTCAACGTTCAGGCCGCTGAAAAACTGACATTGCAACTGAAATGGGTCACCCAGGCACAGTTCGCGGGTTATTACGTCGCCAAGGACAAGGGTTTCTATGAGGCCGAAGGTCTCGATGTCGACATCAAGCCGGGCGGCCCGGATATCGCACCGGCCCAGGTTCTGGCCGGCGGTGGCGCAGACGTTATCGTCGACTGGATGCCATCGGCGCTTGCGACCCGCGAAAAAGGCGTGCCGCTCGTCAACATCGCCCAGCCGTTCAAGAAGTCCGGCATGATGCTGACCTGCCTCAAGGAAACCGGCATCACAAAACCTGACGACTTCAAGGGCAAGACACTCGGCGTCTGGTTCTTCGGCAACGAATATCCATTCCTGTCGTGGATGTCGCATCTGAAGATCCCCACCACCGGTGGCGCGGATGGTGTGACCGTACTGAAGCAGGGCTTCAACGTTGATCCGTTGCTGCAGAAGCAGGCCGCCTGCATTTCCACGATGACCTACAACGAATATCTGCAGGTTCTGGAAGCTGGCATCAAGGCCAGCGATCTCGTCACCTTCAAATACGAAGATGAGGGCGTCGCCACGCTCGAAGATGGCCTCTACGTGCTGGAAGACAAGCTGAAGGACGCAAAGTTCAAGGAAAACCTCGTTAAGTTCGTTCGCGCTTCGATGAAGGGCTGGAAATGGGCGGAGGAAAATCCGGATGATGCCGCCGATATCGTTCTGGAAAACGATGCCTCCGGCGCACAGACGGAAGCTCACCAGAAGGGCATGATGACGGAAGTGGCCAAGCTGATCGCAGGTTCGACAGGCGCTCTCGACAAGGCGGATTATGACCGTACCGTCAAGACGCTGCTCGGCGGCGGCTCCGATCCGGTCATCACCAAAGAACCTGTCGGCGCCTTCACCACTGAAATCAGCGAAGCTGCGCTGAAATAA
- a CDS encoding efflux RND transporter periplasmic adaptor subunit, whose amino-acid sequence MRYKSKLGRVAVLLLSVAILPLPVLAEGESQPSAARQNLPSIVVVHAAERPLVDRVIATGTIKPVDEIYVQPLVDGLSIDKLNADIGDQVEANAVLAELSTDSLILQKCQYEANKAKAQASLTQSKAQVLEAEANLNDAIRQRDRAARLGQTGSGSVSQVEQTQAAAEVAKARLDAAKQAVSAGEADIKVVDAQIEDVDLRLTRTGVKTPVAGIVSAKNAKVGAVASGAGTPLFTIIKDGAIELVADLSETDIQKIKVGQKAYLTVAGGSAKIEGKVRLVSPTVDATTRLGSVHVVLPVDSPARAGMYASAEIIVEETTALSLPLSAVTAGRQGSTTRKIEGDVVKQVKIETGIEDGGFIQIVSGIAAGDMVVEKAGAFVRDGDRIKPVEAQTTASN is encoded by the coding sequence ATGCGATACAAATCAAAGCTTGGCCGGGTTGCTGTCCTTCTCCTTTCCGTGGCGATCTTGCCGCTTCCGGTGCTGGCCGAAGGCGAAAGTCAGCCTTCCGCAGCACGCCAGAACCTACCCTCCATCGTCGTTGTCCACGCGGCCGAGCGACCGCTCGTGGATCGCGTCATTGCAACCGGCACCATCAAGCCGGTGGACGAGATTTATGTGCAGCCTCTGGTCGATGGCCTCTCCATCGATAAGCTGAACGCCGATATCGGCGACCAGGTGGAAGCCAATGCGGTTCTTGCCGAACTCTCTACAGACAGCCTGATCCTGCAGAAGTGCCAGTACGAGGCCAATAAGGCCAAGGCTCAAGCCTCGCTTACCCAGTCCAAGGCGCAGGTCCTCGAGGCCGAAGCCAATCTGAACGATGCCATTCGTCAGCGTGATCGTGCCGCAAGACTCGGCCAGACCGGTTCCGGCTCAGTTTCCCAGGTCGAACAGACACAAGCCGCAGCGGAAGTCGCAAAGGCACGCCTGGATGCCGCCAAACAGGCCGTTTCGGCGGGTGAAGCGGACATCAAGGTTGTCGATGCCCAGATCGAGGACGTTGATCTGCGGTTGACACGCACGGGCGTCAAAACTCCCGTTGCCGGCATTGTCTCGGCCAAAAACGCCAAGGTCGGCGCCGTCGCTAGCGGTGCCGGCACCCCGCTCTTCACCATCATCAAGGATGGGGCCATCGAACTGGTCGCGGATCTCTCAGAAACCGATATCCAGAAGATCAAGGTCGGTCAGAAAGCCTATTTGACGGTTGCCGGCGGAAGCGCGAAAATAGAAGGCAAGGTACGCCTCGTCTCGCCGACGGTGGATGCAACCACGCGCCTCGGCTCCGTGCATGTCGTATTGCCGGTTGATAGCCCAGCGCGTGCCGGCATGTACGCCAGCGCCGAAATCATCGTCGAAGAGACAACGGCACTCTCCCTGCCTCTTTCGGCCGTGACGGCGGGACGCCAAGGCTCGACGACGCGCAAGATCGAAGGTGATGTCGTCAAGCAGGTCAAGATCGAAACCGGCATCGAAGACGGCGGTTTCATTCAGATTGTCAGCGGCATCGCGGCTGGAGACATGGTTGTCGAAAAAGCTGGAGCATTCGTCCGTGATGGCGACCGGATCAAACCGGTAGAAGCCCAGACCACTGCGTCCAACTGA
- a CDS encoding ABC transporter permease encodes MTLFRDRVLPVVTVVLAILVIWHLAVVYLNMPFARDQSARAGQEAGFWQLLPQTFAQERPVLPAPHQIVAELWDTTVNKAITSKRSLVYHSGVTLSATLLGFAIGTVLGILLAVAIVHNRAMDRSVMPWIIASQTIPILAVAPMIIVVLNSIGISGLLPKALISTYLSFFPIVVGMVKGLRSPETIQRDLMHTYNASPSQIFWKLRWPSALPYLFTSLKIAVAISLVGAIVGELPTGAVAGLGARLLSGSYYGQTVQIWAALFMAAAVAAILVSIIGLAHTAVLKRMGERP; translated from the coding sequence ATGACCCTTTTTCGCGACCGTGTTCTGCCTGTCGTCACCGTCGTTCTCGCCATTCTCGTCATCTGGCATCTGGCGGTCGTCTACCTCAACATGCCATTCGCCCGTGATCAGTCTGCACGCGCCGGTCAGGAAGCAGGCTTCTGGCAGCTTCTGCCGCAAACTTTTGCGCAGGAGCGCCCTGTTCTGCCCGCGCCCCACCAGATCGTCGCCGAGCTTTGGGACACCACCGTCAATAAGGCGATCACGTCCAAGCGCAGCCTCGTCTATCATTCTGGCGTAACACTGTCGGCTACCCTGCTGGGTTTCGCCATCGGCACGGTTCTCGGTATTCTCTTGGCAGTCGCGATTGTCCACAACCGCGCCATGGACCGTTCCGTGATGCCGTGGATCATCGCCAGCCAGACGATCCCGATCCTTGCGGTCGCGCCGATGATTATCGTTGTGCTGAACTCCATCGGCATTTCGGGTCTTTTGCCCAAGGCGCTCATTTCCACCTATCTCAGCTTCTTCCCGATCGTTGTCGGCATGGTGAAGGGTCTGCGCAGTCCCGAAACCATCCAGCGCGATCTGATGCACACCTATAATGCGTCACCGAGCCAGATTTTCTGGAAGCTACGCTGGCCGTCCGCCCTGCCCTACCTCTTCACCTCACTGAAAATCGCGGTCGCTATCTCGCTGGTTGGCGCAATTGTCGGTGAATTGCCGACCGGTGCTGTCGCCGGCCTTGGTGCCCGCCTGCTCTCCGGCTCCTATTACGGCCAGACCGTGCAGATCTGGGCGGCTTTGTTCATGGCTGCGGCCGTGGCTGCCATACTGGTTTCGATTATCGGCCTTGCCCACACGGCGGTGCTGAAAAGAATGGGAGAGAGGCCATGA